In Arachis stenosperma cultivar V10309 chromosome 1, arast.V10309.gnm1.PFL2, whole genome shotgun sequence, one DNA window encodes the following:
- the LOC130932613 gene encoding uncharacterized protein LOC130932613 produces MEAVLGLGDQGRAAGAEGAASVASQGGRRRSPHRRTGTRPFGGTGGDSAIIMQELRHRVQNLERQLADRERDGRSTDPSYTPSPGSEEEDSYRSRPRTEAESSREESPIMRRRNDTIIYSRGRPTHRATRGREDGRTRQPVIMGATPFHRSILEVRLPKHFDKPTDMRYDGTQDPLEHLTAFEARMNLEGVGDEVRCRAFPVTLAGPAIKWFNGLPQGSIYNFSDISRAFLAQFTTRIAKAKHPINLLGITQRQGESTRKYLDRFNDECLEIDGLTDSVASLCLTNGLLNENFRKHLTTKPVWTMHEIQTVAKEYINDEEVSRVVAANKRQSGYSQARQPVDGERAKEKAREEASNRAPRPFPRVGKFNNYTPLTLPIVEVYQQIAEKGILPKPRALKDRTGGNKNLYCDYHKGYGHQTQDCFDLKDALEQAIREGKLAAFSHLIREPRRRYRDQDEEAKARSTRRRQEPEGGDHGLTVINVVTAKNAAPKSRSAHKKDAKVLAISSPPVQSTKKPPSISFGPEDQWFSDAPENPPMVITARVGTGLVKRILVETGADSNIMFRNVFDALGLKDADLTTHQHGVIGLGDHFIKPDGVISLPISVGQAQGRRSAMAEFVILRDSTAYNIILGRKTINDFEAIINTKLLVMKFVTDDGSIGTIRGDLETAVACDNASLSLRKKSKEASGVFLADLDARVEDKPRPEPEGDLEKFSIGNEGEKFTFVNKNLPHELKEPLIEMIRTNKDLFAWTPADMPGIDPQIISHHLAVKPEARPVAQRRRKMSAERAEEVAKQTAGLLEAGFIREVDYSTWLSNVMHSSTPRQGTDI; encoded by the exons ATGGAAGCTGTACTGGGTCTTGGCGACCAAGGCCGGGCTGCCGGAGCGGAGGGGGCAGCCTCCGTCGCCTCGCAAGGGGGGCGGCGAAGGTCCCCCCATCGACGCACGGGGACACGACCATTCGGAGGAACGGGCGGCGatagcgccataataatgcaagaGCTGCGCCACCGAGTCCAGAACCTGGAGCGGCAGCTTGCCGACCGGGAGCGGGACGGACGCTCTACCGATCCGAGCTATACCCCGTCTCCCGGAAGCGAGGAGGAAGACTCTTACCGAAGCCGCCCGCGGACGGAAGCAGAGAGTTCGCGGGAGGAGTCACCCATAATGAGGAGACGAAATGACACGATCATCTACTCCCGAGGCAGACCGACCCATCGAGCGACAAGAGGCCGCGAAGACGGAAGAACACGACAACCTGTGATAATGGGCGCCACCCCGTTCCACCGATCTATCCTCGAGGTCCGGCtgccgaaacacttcgacaagccaacggacatgaggtacgacggaACTCAAGACCCTCTAGAACACCTGACGGCCTTCGAGGCCAGGATGAATCTAGAGGGGGTAGGCGACGAAGTGAGATGCCGCGCCTTCCCGGTGACCTTAGCAGGACCAGCGATCAaatggtttaacggcctccccCAAGGTTCTATCTACAATTTCTCAGACATCAGCCGCGCTTTCCTGGCTCAATTCACAACGCGAATAGCAAAGGCTAAGCACCCCATCAACCTTCTGGGGATAACCCAGAGACAAGGAGAATCGACGAGGAAGTACTTGgatcggttcaacgacgaatgcttggaaatTGACGGCTTAACCGACTCGGTGGCCAGTCTTTGCCTAACGAATGGCCTCCTCAACGAGAACTTCCGGAAACACCTCACCACGAAACCAGTTTGGACGATGCATGAAATCCAAACAGTGGCCAAGGAGTATATAAAcgacgaggaagtcagccgagtcgtggctgccaaCAAACGGCAGTCCGGTTACAGCCAAGCACGGCAGCCCGTCGACGGAGAGAGAGCAAAGGAAAAAGCTAGGGAAGAGGCGTCAAACAGGGCACCTCGACCATTCCCCAGGGTCGGGAAATTCAACAATTACACCCCACTCACTCTCCCCATCGTGGAGGTCTACCAACAGATAGCGGAGAAGGGAATCCTCCCGAAGCCCCGAGCACTTAAGGACCGAACAGGAGGAAACAAGAACCTTTACTGTGATTACCACAAGGGGTATGGCCATCAAACACAGGACTGTTTCGACCTGAAGGATGCACTAGAACAGGCgataagggaaggaaagctagccgcgtTCTCCCATCTCATCAGGGAGCCGAGAAGGCGTTATCGCGATCAAGATGAGGAAGCCAAGGCGCGCTCGACCAGGCGGCGGCAGGAACCTGAAGGCGGGGACCATGGCCTCACCGTGATAAACGTGGTAACGGCAAAGAACGCCGCACCAAAATCCCGGTCGGCACACAAAAAGGACGCCAAGGTTTTGGCGATCTCATCTCCACCCGTGCAGAGTACCAAGAAACCTCCGTCCATTTCTTTTGGCCCAGAAGACCAATGGTTCAGCGACGCCCCGGAAAACCCTCCCATGGTCATAacggccagagtgggaaccggcctcgtcaaacggATCCTTGTCGAGACAGGAGCTgattcaaacatcatgttccgcaacgtgTTCGACGCACTAGGGCTGAAGGATGCCGACCTGACGACACACCAGCACGGGGTCATCGGGTtaggcgaccacttcatcaaaccaGACGGAGTCATTTCCCTACCAATCTCGGTGGGACAGGCGCAAGGCCGGAGGTCGGCGATGGCCGAGTTCGTAATCCTCCGAGACTCCACagcctacaacatcatcttgggaagaaaaaCAATCAATGATTTTGAAGCCATAATCAACACCAAGCTACTAGTTATGAAGTTTGTCACCGATGATGGATCCATAGGGACCATAAGAGGAGACCTCGAGACGGCGGTCGCttgtgacaacgccagcctttCCCTCAGAAAGAAGTCCAAGGAAGCATCCGGCGTATTCCTAGCCGACCTCGATGCCAGAGTAGAGGACAAGCCGAGGCCGGAACCAGAAGGGGACCTGGAGAAATTTAGCATCGGTAACGAAGGGGAAAAGTTCACATTCGTCAACAAGAACCTCCCACATGAGTTGAAGGAGCCTTTGATTGAAATGATAAGGACCAACAAAGACCTGTTCGCATGGACgccagccgacatgccgggcatagatccACAAATCATCTCCCATCACCTAGCCGTCAAGCCGGAAGCACGCCCAGTGGCTCAACGAAGGAGAAAGATGTCGGCGGAAAGAGCAGAGGAGGTAGCCAAGCAAACGGCcggcctcctagaagcaggcttCATACGAGAAGTGGACTACTCAACGTGGCTCTCAAATGTG ATGCACTCGTCGACGCCGCGGCAGGGTACCGATATCTga